In a genomic window of Amycolatopsis japonica:
- a CDS encoding FtsX-like permease family protein: MLNATGIATVGIAVGAALILRAQPPHGYDLGGITLVNLRDDQTERAVLAVTAALLALAVVNTIIITWTTARDARRSLAVARAFGATPGQVTAALAVAQIPSALGGAIFGLPLGLLLHRTVSAGPTLTSPPAWWLAAAGAGLTLSVAAIATIPAVFDARVPVTPVLKAETA; encoded by the coding sequence GTGCTCAACGCCACCGGCATCGCCACCGTCGGCATCGCGGTCGGTGCCGCGCTGATCCTGCGGGCGCAGCCCCCGCACGGCTACGACCTCGGCGGCATCACGCTCGTCAACCTGCGTGACGACCAGACCGAGCGCGCCGTCCTGGCCGTCACCGCGGCGCTGCTCGCCCTGGCCGTCGTCAACACGATCATCATCACCTGGACCACGGCACGGGACGCGCGGCGCTCCTTGGCGGTCGCCCGGGCCTTCGGAGCCACGCCGGGGCAGGTCACCGCCGCGCTCGCGGTCGCCCAGATCCCGTCCGCGCTGGGCGGCGCCATCTTCGGCCTGCCGCTCGGGCTGTTGCTGCACCGAACCGTGTCCGCCGGTCCCACTCTGACTTCACCGCCGGCTTGGTGGCTGGCGGCGGCCGGGGCCGGCCTCACGCTCTCCGTCGCCGCGATCGCCACCATCCCCGCCGTCTTCGACGCACGCGTCCCGGTCACTCCGGTACTCAAAGCGGAAACCGCTTAG
- a CDS encoding FtsX-like permease family protein — protein MSAEAGAAVLASHRASEQTRRAGLLKAVGATPGVVSTVLLAEYLLLGLTAAGLGIATGRLVTPAVAGPNPGLLDTDLPITTGTVLPVLVLALLIALAGTAGRPSARRAPPRCPRSPHRPAPSTIRPGSQRSRDGCPCRCCSGSGWSPGDRPVPCSTPPASPPSASRSVPR, from the coding sequence ATGTCCGCCGAAGCCGGGGCCGCGGTCCTGGCCTCGCATCGGGCGTCCGAGCAGACCCGCCGGGCAGGCTTGCTCAAAGCGGTCGGCGCCACCCCCGGCGTGGTCAGCACGGTCTTGCTGGCCGAATACCTGCTCCTCGGGCTGACCGCGGCCGGGCTCGGCATCGCCACCGGCAGACTCGTCACTCCCGCGGTGGCCGGCCCCAACCCGGGTCTGCTCGACACCGACCTCCCGATCACGACCGGAACGGTACTACCGGTTCTGGTCCTGGCTTTGCTCATCGCGCTGGCCGGCACCGCCGGGCGGCCCTCCGCTCGGCGCGCACCGCCACGGTGCCCGCGCTCTCCGCACCGGCCTGCCCCGTCGACCATTCGACCTGGCTCACAGCGCTCGCGGGACGGTTGCCCGTGCCGCTGTTGCTCGGGTTCCGGCTGGTCGCCCGGCGACCGGCCCGTGCCGTGCTCAACGCCACCGGCATCGCCACCGTCGGCATCGCGGTCGGTGCCGCGCTGA